Genomic window (Cyprinus carpio isolate SPL01 chromosome B7, ASM1834038v1, whole genome shotgun sequence):
TATTTCTTACATGATATAAAGATTAATTGTTTCCTCCTGACATTCATCGCATAGTCCTGTCGGGTGTTTCCCATAACATGAAGAGTTTTGTTTAGCTTGCAATGTCCAGTCCTCAGTCTGTTTATTATGACTTGTTCCTTACCTTTATTTCCCTTCTTACTTTCCATACATATGTATCATGTACAGATATCATTCTCCCACTGCTGctgacattttttgcatttttcaacacTAAACTCCTCCCttctttttttgataatttaattttgaCGTCAACATGTTCTTCCTTTGTTGCTTCTTTATCCAGTCTGTCTGCTTTCTCATTTCCCTGCACGCCCACATGTGCGCTGTTATTTGTTTGATCACGTGACGTATTTTTCTTATGAGGAGATAAGCCATCGCTTCAGTATTTGATAGTcaaaacaacacttttaaaaaagaGCACTTGCTTCAGAAAACGTAAGACGTAAActtgtaacttttattttgaaaaaagtcgTAACCGGAAGTCTAAAAACAGTTCCCTCGGCGTTTATTCTAGCCGCAAAGAATTTCTCCTGACTTCTGTACTCTTTGCTAGGCATATGGATCTGGAAAGGCAGTGGCAGGTATAAGGAGGTTCTGAATGGAGCGCTTCGAGAAGGATTTAGTTGATGCGCTGAAAGACATCGTCGAGGCTGGAAACTGGCAGTGTGTGGGAGAGAAATCTACATTTAAGTCACCATGCACGAAGTAAGCGCCTGTCATTGTATgaatacacacataaacatatgATGCTCTCGATCTGTTATAAGAAGATATTctgtaaaacatacatttttggaaaagcaactttaaaaaaaaaaaaaaaatcagttttgatgTTATACTAAAACAATTTACAATGGGggaaaaatgtcttaaattagaGAAATGCGTTGGGGTCCAAAAGTGGGACCACTCGCATGTATTagagaatgaatatatatatatataaatatatatatatatatatatatatatatacagtagtcaacatctgaagtggctcaaaaaaagttcatcaaagttgtcctaaagcaagaacgggtattgttttagttttaggacaactttgatgaaaggttttgatccacttcaaatgttgacttctGTAGATATTTGTATTTTCACTAACAAAATTCATGTCAGTATAATATTTcttcatatatacacatttacttattttctgaaaatatatatataaaaaacaacaacaatatttttaaggttttactCTGATGATGGAGAGCATATAGTCCTGGTGCATACAAAGGATGATAAATTCTGGGCTATGGATTCCTCTTGCCCACATGAAGGTTAGTTGTTACTCTAATCAGATACAAAGAATTCTTGTGCGTCATGtgggcaaggcaaggcaaggcatgtGACTTCCTAGACGGACCGGTTTTGGTTTTAGATTCAGTTTGTCATCCGACCATCGCAACTACTTTACTGTTAAGTTTTTATGCTTTCATATGgttcctttttaattataatttattttgtgccCTCCCATACAAAGTGACTTTATATAGTTGTCTCTTTATTCCATTATCACCACCTTGGCCTTATTCTGACTTCCCACACAAGCCTTGTTTGCACAGAGAGTTTTgatgctgatgatacacggggcagcTTTTTTGGACCAATGCTGCTTGGCCACTGTCCCATTGAGAATGAGTAACAAATTTTTATCTGGATGTTTTAGATCAgacgtgggccctgtgtctcacctggttgcccattgATGGCAACATTGGCCAAAGTATCCGTTGCCCAGTGTATCATCAGCCTGAGAGAAAACTCTTTCTAGATGGTTTGATGTAACGTCCACTGACTAAGTGAAATATTAGTGATACATTAGACATTTGCTTGgatgttgttttatatttcctttatctctaattgaatatatttatcCTGATTTGTTTAAATACACGCaagtttaaaagcattttctgACAAAACAGTGATGTAAGTTAATGAAGGGTCTTTGTGAAAATATCACATAATTGTAATACAGTACAATGAAAGAATTGTTTTAATATCTGAATATAATGATCCATTGCTTAACAGGGGGCCCACTTGAGCAGGGTGATATTGAGGATCTGGGCAATGGGAAACTGGCACTAATTTGCCCGTGGCATTATTTTGACTTCAGCCTTGAAACTGGTTCCTCTTCCACCGGACTGCAGGCAAGTTGTTATGATGATCCAATTTAGAggaatatttcatccaaaaaatacaattctgtaaTTTACTCTTCCTGTATTTTCATTactgggtgaactatacctttaacgtACAGGGATCAAACTGCTAGCATTCTTGATGTGTCTCATATTATTATCACCAGAACCAAGTGTATGATGTCCGTGTACTGGATGGAAAAGTGTATATAAATACCCAGAGCACACTGTCACTTTGTCCCATCCCAGTGACAGAAATACCCCACCAAGGTGAGCAATGACcgaatacaaaaatatgaattgtatGTCATGTTATGGTACACAATGCCTGTTTGTGCTGTATTCTTTGCAGATAGTCTGCCTGTGGAAATAACTTCCTCAGAAAACACACTTTGCATGTGGGCCACCAAAATCCTTCACACCGCAGACCCACAGGAAAAGGTTTGAAAATGTCCTTTAACATGTAGTGATTGACTAAACAGTAACATTCACCACATCTCAGTTTCATCAGACACTTTCTGATTGCCcaaaataaatcatcatatgacttctgcttgtttgtttttctgtattgtgtAGGTTTCATTGACCAAGATAGTGCAAGAGAACTGGGACAGAGGGAAAATAACAGAGACTGGGGAGGCCAGCCCTCCCGCGCAGCCTAACAGAAAAGACAATCTGACTGTTGTGGAGCCTGGAAAAATCAAACGGGGCAAGGGTGGCACACTGGTAAACTTTGTTTCGGTTAGACACTAGTTTATGTTCTTCAGTAGAAAGCCTATGAGTAATTTTTTCTGTTTCAACAGGCGAGTAGGATTGCTTTACTGCACTCTCTTGCTAATATAGAGCAGTGGGCGATAGACCTGTCCTGGGATGTCATAGCAAGATTCTCCACATTTAGATTGAGCAATGGTGAGCCTTTGCCTCGCCAGTTCTTTGATGACTTTGTCAAAGTAGCAGGAGATGAAGCCAAGGTCTGTATACATGTTTACACCTTTTATTATTTAGGCGTAATGCTAACTAAGTAACTTTGATTCATTTGACATCTGCAGCATTATCAGTTACTAGAGCAAAGGATTATGGAGCTTGGCAGCTTCTTTGGTGCTTTACCAGTACACAACGGTCAGTGTTttcatgtgtttgtcttttttgtcttAACATGGGTGATGTTAGAGATTCaatttgagtctttttttttttttaaaggtttgtgGCGATCTGCAACAGATACGTCTCAAGACCTTTTGGCGAGGCTAGCTATAGTGCACATGGTCCACGAGGCCAGGTAAAACACATCTCATATCCGTCAGATTCTGTTATTTTCATGTATGTATCTGAAAATATCTATTTAGTTGTATCTGCACATGGTTTTTACACAGAGGTTTAGATGTGCACCCTCAGACTCTTTCGCGCTTCGCTGCTCAGGGAGACACAAGCTCTGTGAAGGTGTTAGAGGTGatttatgctgatgagatcacaCATGTGGCTGCAGGGCTGAGATGGTTCACATACATCTGCTCAAAAGAAGGACGGGTAAGAGAtctaacaacagttttttttttaactgtgtaaCAGTACAATtcaaattgtgtttaaaatgtcacTGTAAATGACTGTGAAATCGAAGTATTTAATCataaaatcttgttttattttttaaagcatgccTTTGCTACTGCAAATAGGCTTGAAATGCTTAGATAGCAGTCTGTTTCCTAACAAGAAAGTCTTAAGTCTGTTTCCTAGCTTGAaagctgttttttccccctcaataCACTTCAGGATTCCTTAAAAACGTTCCATGAATTGGTGAAGTTGCATTTCAAAGGGTTTTTGAAGCCTCCATTCAACACAGAGGGAAGAAGGACAGCAGGGATGACAGAAGAGGTATACATACCACTGTTGAATTTCTGcagaattattatatatatatttatttgttgttgttgttgtttgtttgactgtGTAACTTAAACCAAATGATAATTATGATCAACCTCTTTACCTACAGTGGTATGTTCCTCTTGTCAAGCCCTCCAGCAGCTTACAGAAGACCTCCTGATtggatttaattttattcaaaaagagAAAACCTGTTTTGCATTCTGTAAAAAGTAGAGTGTGGTTACATGATCATCAGATGAACCCTTATGGGTAAAGAAATCACAGACTGGATCTGTGAATCCAGGAATatgtgcatacattttttttttcccacagtaaCCACTATTTAATGGTTTCTTTAATTCTTGTGtaagaaattaaatgtaatcagtgaactttaatttattttatttaaatatattaaaagacaaataaatgttcttaaagTTCCACTATTATGGGCAATGacaggttcatattttggttttgggatgacatgcatgcaaggtcaaaaaacactttcattgtcttataatatgcatttatttttaacttacttgctcaacgactcacAAACGATTTGCTCACCGATCCATTTTTCCAAACcctcttattttcatttcatcatgagcctgtaatgcctgataaagcagctttAATGTTGCTTTATGTACAGtaaccggggaaaccactatttttactgctccaaaagcgccacctagtggcaaagaatgaatttgcattttcattcagaccaatgcgaaaagaccaacaagtggatGGGcgatatgctaatgtttcatgttgacatcaacatcaaacggcttgggatttgttttaaacacAACTAATTTCAATGATTAAgggtcgactctttcttttgagagacaataactctatacacggtgcactttcagttttaaaactttgcaggatgttttcattcacgtAGAGccgtgttacacactgcatgaaaggtaatttccaaaaatccataatggggcactttaaatatCGTTTCAGCAGTTCAGTGGTCTTGCTGACAGGGGGCGCTCAGAGGTCGTTTGCTTGCAGCTGAGGTGCTCTGTGTAAGGGGTGCGGTTCCCACTGCTGCTGAGAAGTTGGATTTTCACTAATGGTTTTTCGAGTAGGTTTTCATATTTAGTTTAAGGgtattatttcatcattttagttgttttaaacttAACCCAAATGCAGAAAAGCATGCACATCCGAAAATAACAGATATGGCACATTTATTTTTAGGCAgttttaatagaatttaaaaatataattaatagaaaaaatcAGATTAAGTTAAAATCAAAATTGGCATACTGTTGATCCTAAAGGATGTCTGTTGAAGGTGTGTGGCGTGAATTTTCATGTGTTTGGTGAGAATaccattaaattcattaaattggTTTTAAATTCAATACAAGTCATTAAGAGTTCTGTATCAAATGGATAATAAATTATCACTCAACCTGGCGCCAGATCCATCAGTGTAAATATGTTCTTAGCATAGAGTTGAACATTTTTGTCAATCCTTGTAAAAAGGTCATTAGCATAGAGTTGAAAATTTGTGTAAATTCTTGCGAAAAGGtcatttgaaatatgtttgatGCGTTGGGTCTGTTCTGTTCACTAAGATTTTCCCACAGCTCTTAGGCtctgattctttttatttttaaggttatatttaaacaatttcaatGAGTCATTGCACTGCTGAGAAATTACCCTGAAATATGATACAGCCTTTTCAACAAATGGTTTACAGCAAACTCACTTTTTCTATTCACAATTAATGTTTATTCGTCATGGTTCTataaagatttttcattttcttcagaTGGAATGTAATGGTGAGATAAAGACAGTACAAACATGAGCATAGAATCTGTCTCTGTgtgcgtctctgtgtgtgtgtttgtgtgtgtgtgtgtgtgtgtgtgtgtgtgtgtgtgtgtgtgtgtgtgtgtgtgtgtgtgtgtgtgtgtgtgtgtgtgtgtgtgcgtgtgtgtgtgttacccagACGTGACAGAGTTTTCCGTGCTGTGTGAGCCTGTGTCATTCGTTTTCACTTctgctttttgtatttttgtgattttttttttttttttttttttccatcatgcGTGGTGGTGAAGTTTGCAACTGTCTTTAACTCGAGAATAGCTTTTTGTCTAATTTATAAAAACTACCCACTTTGGTCATTGTATCTGCTCTTTAAATGTGTCCTTTCCCCATATGTACACACTATACAGACGTGTTAATGTTGGTCCTGCATCACAAAAGCTACTGAAATTTAAAGGACTTAAACTTACTTAATTAATGCAAaggtgaataataaaaaaaggaatgaaaaataTAATCGTCAACTTTCAAACCATAGGGTCATAACTATGGTAAGAGTTCTGgtccattttctgttttcatagaGGAAAATGGTTCTCTCTTGGTTTCTCCaagtttttttcttcctctttcatgctttttttttttttttacggataTGTTTACATGTAAATCTTCCTTTCTGTGTGGCTCTTCCCAAGTACCTCTCCACTGAACTGGTAGGTGAGTTTTTTCTTGATCTTCCTGACTTCTCCCGTCTTGCCATAGTTTCTCAGCGCCCTTGCCATCTTCTGGTAGGTCATCTTCTTGCGGTTTCCCTTCTGTACGCCCCAGCGGTGTGCTAAAGCCTCTTTGTGCTTGGAAGAGAACTGGAATGTTCCTTTTTCTCGGTCAACCCACCAGATGCTGTCCTTCATGTCACCATTTCGCAGAAGGTCCAGCAGGAACTGATACAAGCGAATTTTCTTCTTGTTACCTGAAAAACAAAGGAAATGAACACCTACATCTAGATTCTAGAAGATCCACTTTCCATAGAATCACTATGGTTGTGTCCTTATGAGGTGAGATTGGTCTTAGCTTTTGTCCTTACTGTGCTCTCCTCCTGTTGTTGATGTAATGTGGTCTCTCATACACTCCTCATCAGACACCTCTAATGGAGGACTGCGACTGCCGGGGTCATCGTCATCTGAGCTGCGCTGGAGAGGAGACGGCTGTACACTGTGAGGGTAGCACACAGATGGCCGTGGCAAATATGTCATCTGTGAAGACATAAAGTATATAATTATCAGAGGGCACATCGAAAAAATAAAGGTCCCAAACAGAATCATCTAATTCAATAACTATTTAGCATATTGGTACCCAGGAATAAATATGCTCATCTGAAGATTATGAAAAACTTGAAATGAACTTCCTGCCAAAAAATTACTGGTACATTGTACTGTTAAGTTTACAGACTTTTCTCCAGAAGAATATAGCACACACAAACTCTATATAGCAAGAACCATTTAAGAATCCTTATTTTAAAGAGGGGAATTCCCTATACATGAGGAAGGCATGTCTGCGATCAGGTGGTTTGAAATGTGTCATCTGGAGATTTCAGACTTGTTCAACATTAAGAAAGAGGAacgttacatttttatatattgccGATATAACAGTGCAGTGAAACTTAAAGCTAcagaatattttatgtttatttgtttacagcaAGGGCATCTATAGAATACTATGGATGTATAGTATGTATAGAGGAAGAGAAGAAGGAAAACGTTatcaaataatgaatttaatattaagaaatgtttttgaaaaacaaacgAAAAAGTTGTTTGTCAGTTAAACCACTTCACTGTAAAAAGCCCTTACAGAAACCCAAAGTGTCAAGGATCATAGCAGCCTCATGCGATTGCACACACAGTGCTGGGGTGGCAATTTCTTGCGACACGACAGTTGAAAAGTCTGATGATTTGAGGAGAGTGTCCTCACAAACACATGATAGTCATACTATTTtgaaattttggtaacactttagtatagggaccaattctcactattaactagctgtcTGTTAGCAttcctattattaacatattaactgtttattagtacttataaagcccatattctgcatgaccatattctacatccctacccaatacctaaatttaacaactacctaactacctattaataaacagtaaattaggagtttattgagacaaaagtcatagttaatggtttgttaatagagaacattggaccttaaaataaagtatgacctaatttaaaataaatgaataaatattatgtgGATTTGTTACACCCTTATTTTGTGCTGGGCTTCAGAAATCAGATGGTAGTTCCATTTAGCATTTAGGCCCTTAAAGACATGCCTGTTTTTAGAATGTATATAATACTTGCATCTGTAGTTAACACTTTTCAGCGTGATAAAGCGATACTCATCTACTCAGCCAAGAAAGCAGCATTGCTCTTCTCAGATAGTTATATTTGTACATACAAGGCTTAAACGCAAAAAAGCTGTCGTTGCTTAGGGTTTGAGGTGTAAATAACTAATCTACAGAATAACTGCTGCTGAATTCACAACAGCCCCTTTAGAAATTACCATGGTAACTGCAGTTTCCGCCAAAAATAACAGTTATTGTTGTGGCTTGGCATTAAAAATGTGGTTGCTTGGCATTAGtctcacattaaaataataataaaaaacagtttgaaagagATCACACAGTAATTTATTATGGTTTCAGTAGTGACAATAACtttaataacttaaattgtgGCAGAACTATATTATCGTGGTAAATTACTGCAGTCAAGGTTTACAACATTTATGGCCAAGTAAATATGTAACAAGTAATTTGGTTTTGAACTACCGTTCAAAaggatgattattttttatgttgtgttaatGGTTTATGGTTTGTGTTAATAAAacctttatattgttacaaagatgtatatttcatttgaaatttctattctttaaagaattctgagaagaagaaaaaaactgttttcagcattgataataaaaagaaatgtttcttgagcactaaatcagcatatcagaatgatttctaaaaggatcatatgacactgacgactgaagtaatggctgctgcaaactcagctttgccatcatagaaataaatataataaaatgcaaaatagctatttaaatttgtaataatacttAACAAGATTAACGTGTGACTctagttttgattaaataaatacagccttggtaagcctgagagacttctttcaaaaccgtccaaattattatttataaagttattACAAAATTAGCTAAAACCCAGGACTTTTTTTCTCCAAGCATCATGCACCTTCCAGTGACTCTGAGCCTGTATGACAGGCAGTACATCAACTGTGGACGGATGTCTGCTTCATTCTACAAGGACGTCTACAAAGGAAAGGCTTTCTTTTGCGATAGACTTTATGGTTAGAGTCTGCCTTCAAGAAGAAGTACAACCAAAGTAAGGGAAATCAATCACTGCGGTATGCAAAAGAGATCTTAAATGATCTCTTTCAAGAGGTTCTCTTTGATTTTCCACCCACAGAGCAGTCAATATACACATATATCCTCTTTTTGTACAAATATCAGCAAAAACTACACCAAAAGGTCAAGCAAACagacctttatatatatatattaaatcaaagcCAGTGTAGAAGATTTCCAGAATGTAGCTATTTTCTAATTAActgcttaaaacaaaataataaggGTTTAAAATCCCTTATGGTTTCAATATAAATGCTAACATcttatgtattttgtgtgttggGGTGTGTCCAAAGTCCTGTTCTAACTGTCTTCAAGCTGTAACATTTGTGCGCTTGTATGCTAGTGTCACAATAAAgagtggttttgtttgtgtaagtGGGGCTGTTCTGTGTAATGGCAGTTGATAAATGTGTGCAGACTGCAGTTACGGTGACAGTGTTGAGTTTTGGTCAGGATAAGGCTTAGTTGAGCAATAGCTTGGGCACAGATGCTTTCAACAACCTCCTAACCAGCATCAACACCCACTTGTGTCACGTAGCACCAGATAATTTTAACCAAAAGTTATTAAACCCGGTTTTATAGAAATACAAGCAAGATTTCTCTGTTCTCAAATGTCTCCTGCACTGTGTTCAACAAAATGGTTACCCTTACTACTAATAATGTGACCGGAGCTCACACAGAACTTGCGTAAGGATATCAAAACATAGAAGAAAGTGTTTGCACATGGAAAGACATGAAAGTGATGTGGTATTTATTAGCAGGTGTTTAATAGATAATGCGGGTCTCACCTGTGGAGGGGGCAGAGTGAGGTGATGCCCAGTCAGGCCTGGGTCGATAAAATGGCCCGACTCAACATCTGGGAAGCGATGCACATTCGATGCATGTAGTGGCTGTACGCTCTGTAGCTCTGTGAAGTGGCTCTCTGGAAGGTTCTCGAAATCCACTGGATGGACATGATGTGTATTATAATCCCAAGCGTGATCTAGACAAGGACAGTGAAGTTGAAACGGAGGGTCAGCAGAAAGCATCTTTTAACAAGCAAAAGTAATATGACAATACGTCACATGCTCTTTGTGTAAGCTGATACCAGTAACTGATAAATCAACCATGTCACGTTATTCTGTCCGTCAATTCAATCGCATGCAAGAAATTACATTTACTTTCTCACTGTAAGCCCTGGGACTTTGAGTGTCACACTGTTTCCTGTTCACACCACCATTTCCTTTAGTTTTTGAATAGCCTCAAgcatgttggttttttttttttattgtatttaacggttagatttttttatttatctattttaagtCTCATCACATAGAATAATCCACAGCATGTTTTTGTGCATCTGTCACttgaatgtgttttcattttcaatcattttCCACACATCACCACTGTAAGCAATCTGATTTCACGAAATTTAAATCCCACTAAACTCATAAAAGTTGTAGTCAAGCTGTATatgacatttattgcattttctgGAGAAAGGTGTACATTCCTCTATTGAACAGAAATAGTTGTTACATAAATGGTTTGACAagtcttgtgaaaaagaaaaggaaaatttaCACGGCACTTCTTTACTGCTATATAGCGAAACTCAGAGCTGTTTTCGGTTTCCCTGTCATTTAACTTCTTCCAAAATCAGCACATAGTTGTCTGAAGAAATGACTGACTAAATAACACTAAGGTCTAACCAAAGTTCACCATAAACTGTATCAAAAAAGATTCTCACAGTCCTACACAGTACTGAAATGCAATAACCACCCTCAGCCTGAAAGTCAGAAACTGCTGCTACTGTTTATCACACTATTTTAGACGCCTACATAGCTTAATTGCTATATTGTCTCATTTTGGACAGAAGCCCTTGGGGATATTTGTCGTTCTACGTCTGTAGTTTTCTTGCCTGTCAGAAAGAGGCATCTGTTTCCTGCTTTGTGCTAGGTCACTCGCCCGGTTCCACTCGCTCGCTCTCCTAACGTCCCCTTACAGTTCAGTCCCAGCTGCCCCTGGGTGTGATTTTGATCCGTTAGCTTAATATAACAAGATGCT
Coding sequences:
- the si:ch73-314g15.3 gene encoding uncharacterized protein HI_0077 gives rise to the protein MERFEKDLVDALKDIVEAGNWQCVGEKSTFKSPCTKFYSDDGEHIVLVHTKDDKFWAMDSSCPHEGGPLEQGDIEDLGNGKLALICPWHYFDFSLETGSSSTGLQNQVYDVRVLDGKVYINTQSTLSLCPIPVTEIPHQDSLPVEITSSENTLCMWATKILHTADPQEKVSLTKIVQENWDRGKITETGEASPPAQPNRKDNLTVVEPGKIKRGKGGTLASRIALLHSLANIEQWAIDLSWDVIARFSTFRLSNGEPLPRQFFDDFVKVAGDEAKHYQLLEQRIMELGSFFGALPVHNGLWRSATDTSQDLLARLAIVHMVHEARGLDVHPQTLSRFAAQGDTSSVKVLEVIYADEITHVAAGLRWFTYICSKEGRDSLKTFHELVKLHFKGFLKPPFNTEGRRTAGMTEEWYVPLVKPSSSLQKTS
- the LOC109094211 gene encoding transcription factor PU.1-like isoform X3, producing the protein MLHPYRMEGYIIQPQQTEEMFESEMYRPPMEYQYIIDDSQNDHAWDYNTHHVHPVDFENLPESHFTELQSVQPLHASNVHRFPDVESGHFIDPGLTGHHLTLPPPQMTYLPRPSVCYPHSVQPSPLQRSSDDDDPGSRSPPLEVSDEECMRDHITSTTGGEHSNKKKIRLYQFLLDLLRNGDMKDSIWWVDREKGTFQFSSKHKEALAHRWGVQKGNRKKMTYQKMARALRNYGKTGEVRKIKKKLTYQFSGEVLGKSHTERKIYM
- the LOC109094211 gene encoding transcription factor PU.1-like isoform X4, whose protein sequence is MLHPYRMEGYIIQPQTEEMFESEMYRPPMEYQYIIDDSQNDHAWDYNTHHVHPVDFENLPESHFTELQSVQPLHASNVHRFPDVESGHFIDPGLTGHHLTLPPPQMTYLPRPSVCYPHSVQPSPLQRSSDDDDPGSRSPPLEVSDEECMRDHITSTTGGEHSNKKKIRLYQFLLDLLRNGDMKDSIWWVDREKGTFQFSSKHKEALAHRWGVQKGNRKKMTYQKMARALRNYGKTGEVRKIKKKLTYQFSGEVLGKSHTERKIYM
- the LOC109094211 gene encoding transcription factor PU.1-like isoform X1, with translation MLHPYRMEGYIIQPKEESRERVTWTGWMSQTPSVQKDYWAVLTKDQQTEEMFESEMYRPPMEYQYIIDDSQNDHAWDYNTHHVHPVDFENLPESHFTELQSVQPLHASNVHRFPDVESGHFIDPGLTGHHLTLPPPQMTYLPRPSVCYPHSVQPSPLQRSSDDDDPGSRSPPLEVSDEECMRDHITSTTGGEHSNKKKIRLYQFLLDLLRNGDMKDSIWWVDREKGTFQFSSKHKEALAHRWGVQKGNRKKMTYQKMARALRNYGKTGEVRKIKKKLTYQFSGEVLGKSHTERKIYM
- the LOC109094211 gene encoding transcription factor PU.1-like isoform X2, translating into MLHPYRMEGYIIQPKEESRERVTWTGWMSQTPSVQKDYWAVLTKDQTEEMFESEMYRPPMEYQYIIDDSQNDHAWDYNTHHVHPVDFENLPESHFTELQSVQPLHASNVHRFPDVESGHFIDPGLTGHHLTLPPPQMTYLPRPSVCYPHSVQPSPLQRSSDDDDPGSRSPPLEVSDEECMRDHITSTTGGEHSNKKKIRLYQFLLDLLRNGDMKDSIWWVDREKGTFQFSSKHKEALAHRWGVQKGNRKKMTYQKMARALRNYGKTGEVRKIKKKLTYQFSGEVLGKSHTERKIYM